CACCAAGGTCGCCCAGCAGACCTGGTTCGCCCGCGGACGCAACAACCGGCCGATGTGGAGCCACTTCGCCGAGCGCGTACCGGTCGCGGTCACCGAGTCACTGCCGTTCCGCCTACGCATCGAAGAGACCCACTCCCCACTGGTCCAGGGCGGGTCCAAGAACCTGAAGATCATCGCCGACCGCGACGAGGGCTTCGACGAGTCGATCCGCATCTACACGCTCTACAACCCTCCTGGCGTGTCCTCCAACCGTTCCCGCTCTATCACCAAGGGCAAGAACGAGGCGATTATCCCCGCCACCGCCAACGGCAACGCCCGCACCGGCGAATGGCAGATGACGGTCGTGGGCGAGCTGAACTCGGGCGGTCGGGTCTACGCCTGCACGCCGTTTATGCCGCTGACGGTGGCCGAGCCGTACTTCGACATGAAGGTGCCCACGGTGAACGCCAAGCAGGGCGAGTCGGCCGAGCTAACGCTCGAGCTCAACCAGCGGCACGAGTTCGACGGCGAGGCCGAGCTGAAGCTCGCGCGGCTGCCGCCCGGCGTGACCGCCGAGCCGGTCAGGGTCACCAAGGACGCCACGTCCGCCACGTTCGCCCTCACCATTGCCGCCGACGCCAAGCCGGGCCGCCACCGTGGCCTGGGCTGCCAAGCGCAGCTGACCGTGGCCGACGAGCCGGTTGTGTACACGCAGGGCTACGCCGAGGTGCGGGTCGACGCCCGCCCGGCCGACCCCGCGGCCACCGCCGGCGCGCCCCCCAACAACAATGGAGGTCAGTCATGACCACTTGCCGCAGAGCCCTTGTGCTGGTGCTCGCCACGTGCGCACCGGCCCTTGCCGAGACCGCGCCGACCGAGTTCGTCCGGCTAGAGGTCTACCCGCCGCAGATCATGCTGGACCACGCCGCCGACACGCAGCGGGTGGTGGCGATCGCCAGCCGCGCCGACGGGATGACCCTCGACGTCACGGACCTGGCCAACTGGCGGGTCGACCCCGAGCACGGCGAGCCCGACGCGGTCCGCCTGGAGTCGGGCGTGCTGTCGGGCGGCGCCAACGGCGTGGCCCGCGTATCGGCCGAGTTCGCCGGTTTGACCGCTATGGTCGACGCGCACTCCGCCGCCGACACGCCCGCCCCGCCGGTCAGCTTCCGCCACGACGTGATGCCGGTCTTCATGCGTGCTGGGTGCAACGCGGGCGGGTGCCACGGCGCCTCACGCGGCAAGGACGGGTTCCGGCTGTCGCTGTTCGGGTTCGACCCGGCCGGCGACCACCACCGCCTGACCCGCGAGATGACCGCCCGCAGGCTCAACCCCTCGCTGCCCGACGAGAGCCTGATGCTGGAGAAGGCCATCGCCGCGGTGCCGCACTCCGGCGGCAAGCTCTTCGACCAGGAAAGCGTCTACTACCAGAAGCTGCGGGACTGGGTCGCCGCCGGCTCTCCAAACGATGTCGCCGAGGCGCCCACCGTGACTTCGCTCTCCATCTACCCGCCCGCCGCCGCGGTCGGAGCGGGCGGGCAGTCGCAGCGGTTCATCGCTGTCGCGCAGTACTCCGACGGCGCCACCCGCGACGTCACCCACCTGGCCGTGTTCCAGTCCAACAACGACGTCAGCGCCGCCATCGACGACATGGGCCTGGTCACCTCCGGCAAGCGGGGCGAGGCGTTCGTGATGGCCCGCTTCGACACCCACACCGTCGGCAGCCAGGTGCTGGTGCTGCCCAGCGGCCAGCCCTTCGAGCCGGTCGACGAACTGCCCGCCAACTACGTCGACGAGCTGGTCGGGCAGAAGCTCCAAACGCTGCGGATCAACCCCAGCCCGCTGGCCGACGACGAGGAGTTCCTCCGCCGCGTCACGATCGACATTGCCGGCCGCCTGCCGACCGTCGACGAGCGGAAAGTGTTCCTCGAGGACGCCGACCCCGCCAAACGAGCCGCCAAGATCGACGAGCTGCTGGCCGGGACCGAGTTTGCTCAGGTCTGGGCCGCCAAGTGGTGCGACCTGCTGATGGTCCGCGAGCTGCCCAACCGCGTCGAGTACAAGCCGATGTTCCTGTACTCGCAGTGGGTCACCGAGCAGATCGCCCAGGACCGCCCGTTCGACCAGGTGGTCCGCGACCTGATCGGCGCCAGCGGCACCAGCTTCGACACGCCGCAGGTCAACTTCTACCAGGCCGAACCGGACCAGAAAAAGATTGCGGAGAACGTGGCGCAGGTGTTCCTCGGGATCCGCATCCAGTGCGCCCAGTGCCACAACCACCCATTCGACCGCTGGACCATGGACGACTACTACGCGTTCACCGCGTTCTTTAGTCAGATCTCACGGAAGCAAGGCGAGGACTACCGCGAGGTGCTGGTCTACAACCGCGGCAGCGGCGAGTCGAAGCACCCCGTGACCGGCCAGTCGATGGCGCCCAAGTTCCTCGGTGACGAGGCCCCCGACACCAAGGGCAAGGACCGCCGGGTGGTGGCCGCCGACTGGATCGCCGCGTCGGAGAACCCCTACTTCGCCACAAGCGTCGCCAACCGAGTGTGGGCGCACTTCCTGGGACGCGGCGTGGTGGAGCCGGTCGACGACATCCGCGTCAGCAACCCGCCCAGCAACCCGGCGCTGTTCGACGCGCTCGGCGAGCGGTTCGTGGAGTCGGGCTTCAGCCTCCGGGCCCTGGTTCGGGACATCTGCAACTCCAACGCCTACCAGCGGTCGTGCGAGCCGAACGACTCGAACGCAACCGACACGAGCAACTTCGCCCGCGCGATGCCGCGGCGGATCCCGGCGGAGTCGCTGTGGGACTGCCTGAGCCAGGCCACCGCGTCCAAGCAGGACAAGCTGCCCGGCCTGCCACCGGGCGCCAAGGCGACCCAGATCGCCGACGGCTCCAAGGGCAACTATTTCCTGAAGACCTTTGGCAAGGCCAGCCGCGAGTCGGTCTGCGCATGTGGCGCAGTCACCGAGCCGACGCTCTCCCAGGCGCTGCACATGCTCAACGGCGACGCCACGCAGGGCAAGATCAACCGCGGCAAGCTGGTCAGCGAGTGGCTCTCCCAGGATCTCACGAACGACCAGATCATCGACCAGATCTACCTCCGCTGCCTGAGTCGCACGCCCAGCGCTGAGGAGAAGCAGAAGCTGGTTGGCCTCACGCCCGACGGGGACGGTCGAGAGCAGGCCCTAAAGGACGTGTTCTGGGCGGTGCTCAACTCGAGGGAGTTCCTGTTCAACCACTAGCCAACCTATTCCCGGCGGAGCCAGGGGCGACGAGGTGAATGGACTGCCGAGCGCCCGTGCTACGAAACCTGTAACTCTCAAGAGACAGCGCCTTGCGATACACCCACCCGACCCTCGCCACCCTCTCCGCCGTGTTCTGCTGCGCCCCCGCGCTGGTGGCCGACGAGAAGATCACGTTCGACCAGCACGTGGCGCCGATCCTCCGCCAGCACTGCCAGGCCTGCCACAGCCAGGACGACGCGTCGGGCGGCCTAGCGCTGGACGACTACAACGCGACACTGGCGGGCGGCGCCGGCGGCGAGGTGCTCGCCTCGGCGGACGTCGGCGGGTCGCGGTTGTGGAAGTTGGTGAACCACGAGGAGCAGCCCTACATGCCGCCGGGCGGCGAGAAGATCCCTGGCGACCAGCTCAAGATCCTCCAGCAGTGGATCGAAGGCGGCCTGCTGAAGGACGCAGGATCAAAGCCGAAGCCGAGCGCCAAACCGGCCATCGCCGCGGTCGCGACCGACAACTCGGGCAAGCCGGTCGGCGAACCCGCCATGCCAACCGGCCTGTACCGCCAGCCAGTGGTGACCGCCGACCACGCCGGCCCGGCGCCGTCGCTGGCCGCCAGCCGGTGGGCGCCGGTCGTGGCGGTCCCCTGGCAAAGGCAGGTCTCGTTCTACCACACCGACACGCACCAGTTGCTGGGCATCGTCCCGTACGTCGACGGCGTCCCCCAGGTGGTCCGGTTCAGCCGCGACGGCAGCCTGCTGCTGGTCGCCGGCGGGCGCCACGCCAAGCTCGGCAACGCCGCGCTGTACGACGTAAAGAGCGGCGCCCGGCTGGCCACTATCGGCGACGAGCTGGACATCGTGCTCGCAGCCGACATCAGCCCCGACAAGTTAATGGTCGCCATCGGCGGGCCCAAGAAGAAGGTGCGGGTGTACCGCGTGGCCGACGGCGAGCAGGCGTACCAGCTCGGCAAGCACACCGACTGGATCACCGCCCTGGCATTCAGCCCGGACGGCAAGCTGATCGCCACTGGCGACCGCGCGACGGGCCTCCGCACGTGGGACGCGGCCGCGGGCAACGAGCGCAACGACCTCCGCGGACACAGCGGCGCAATCACGTCGGTCGCGTGGCGGGCGGACTCTTCGGTGCTGGCGTCGACCAGCGAGGACGGCTCGGTGCGGCTCTGGGACGCCGCGGGCAACTCGATCAAGTCGTTCGAGGCGCACGGCGGCGGGGCGATGTCGGCCGCGTTCGCCAGCGACGGGCGGATCGTCACCGCGGGACGGGACAAGAAGGTGAAGCTGTGGAAACCGGACGGCGGCCACTTGGCCGACCTGACCCAGCTGAACGACATCGCCCTGGCGGCCGTGTTCACGCACAACGGCGAGCAGGTGATCGCGTCCGACTATACCGGCGAGGTCCGCGTGGTGGGCGTCGAAGACAAACAAACCAACGCGACGCTGGCGCCCAACCCGCCGACCATCGACGACCGCCTCGCCGCCGCGGCCCAGGCAGTCCAAGCGCACTCGCAGACACTAGTGGAGGCCAAGCAGAACAACGACGCCGCGCAGCAGGCGGTCGAGCAGGGCGAGTCCGCCCACGCCGACTACCAGCAGAAGCTGGCGGCCGCCAAGGAGGCCGCCGAACGACAGTCCGCCAAACTGGCGGATCAGGATCAGTCGCTAACCGCCGCCAAGGCCTACGCCGACGCGTCGCTGAAGGCGTTCGAGGCGGCGCAGAAGCAGTTCGCAACCGCCGAGAAACAGCTAGCATCGTTCCGTGAGGAGCAGGACGCCGACCCGCCCACCGAAGGCGATGCCGAAGCGTCCGACGAGGCGGCGGCCCGGCTGGCCGAGCTCGAGGCCGCCTACAGCGACGCCAGCGGCGCGGTCGCCAAACAGGAAGCTGAATCGCAGCGGGCCCGGCAGCAGGCGGACGCCGCGGCGCGGTCGCAGCAGGCGGCGAAGAACCGATCGGACGAGGCGAACAACCAGCTGGCGGCGGTTGAACAGCTGCAGGCTGGCCTGCCCAACCTGGAGAGACTTCGGGCCACCAAGGCTGAGTCCGACGCCGCCGCCAAACAAGCCGCCGAGCAGGGGACGCGGCTCGCGTCCGAGCAGAAGGAACTTGCCGCCGAGCTGGAGGCGTTCTCGCAGGCAATGGCCCGCCTGACCGATGAGGCGCAGCAGCGGGCGGCGAGCCAAACGGAAGTCGCCCAGTCGCTCGGCGCCGCGCAGGCCGTGCGGCAGGCCGCCGCCGAGGCGGCCGAGGCCAAGGCCCAGTCGGTCGCCCAAACCAAGGCCCGGCTGGACGAGATCAAGCAACAACTCAGGTCGCTTCAGGCTGAGCAGCGCGAGCTCTCCGCTGCCCTCAAGTCAAGCGACGAGAGGCTTGCCGAGATCGCCGAGCAGATGAGCGAGGCCGAGCGGCAGTCCCAGATCGCCGAGTCGCAGGTGCGGGACTTCACCGCGGCCGAGGCAATGCGCAAAGCGTATGCCGAAGCCCAAGAGTAGCCCCGGGGGACGGCCACAGCGAGGCCCGCCGGCCACGTTCTAGCGGCTGCTGCAGTTAGAAAAGGTGCGTCAGAACTGTAAAAATTTGCGTGCCGGCAGTCGGGGAATGATGGGCAACCGCCGACCTACCCTTTGACTACCCGGCGTGGCGTGGGGCATAATGCGTCTCTACACGGCGGCCCTGCGGGGCGGCCGGCGAGGGGTCCCTGTGATGGGGATCATGCGAACCTGGTCAGGGTGGAAACGCAGCAGCCATAAGTTTGTGAACCAGGTGCGGGGGCCTCTCGCCGACCGCCGCGTCGCCGCCGACTCTTGATGTCGAGGCGTGGCCTACTAGAGTGTGGGCCCGGCTTTCGTCTTTCGCCGCCGGGCGCTCCGCCCACGGGCGTCAGTACACCTCCCACAGCCGGCCGCCGCGAGAGTGCCGGGAGTCACGGCCATGCCCGAAACCCCTGCCGGCCCCCAAGACCCTCCGCGCGACGAGTACGTCGTCGTAGCGCGGCGGTACCGCCCGCAGACCTTTGACGAGCTGATCGGTCAGGGGCACGTCGCGCAGGCGCTTAAGCAGGCGATCGCCACCGGCAGGATAGGGCACGCGTACCTGTTCACCGGCGCCCGCGGCGTCGGCAAGACGTCCGCCGCGCGGATCCTGGCCAAGGCGCTCAACTGCACGGCCAACCCGGATGGGGGCCCGACCGCCACGCCGTGCAACCAGTGCGACGTCTGCCGGAGCGTTTCGACCGGCGACGATGTCGACGTACTGGAGATCGACGGCGCCAGTAATCGCGGCATCGACGAGATCCGCCAGCTCCGGCAGAACGTGGCGATCCGCCCCAGCCGGGCGCGGTTCAAGGTGTACATCATCGACGAGGTGCACATGCTCACCAAGGAGGCGTTCAACGCCCTCCTGAAGACGCTCGAAGAGCCGCCAGAGCATGTGAAGTTCGTGTTCGCCACCACCGAGCCGAACAAGATCCCCATCACGATCCTGTCCCGCTGCCAGCGGTTCGACTTCGCCGGCATCGAGTCGACCGCTATCCAGACTCGATTGGCGCAGATCGCCGAGTCCGAGGGCGTCGGCATCGACGCCGAAGCGCTGCAGATCCTCGCGATGCGCGCCGCCGGTTCGATGCGCGACAGCCAGTCGCTGCTCGAGCAGCTGCTGGCGGTTTCCGAGGGTTCGGTCACAGGCCACGACGTCAACCAGCTGCTAGGGATCGCGCCCGCCCAAAGGGTCAGCGACCTAGCCCGCCGGCTCGCCGAACGCGACGCCGCGGGGGCGCTGGGCGAGCTGCACAGCGCGATCGCCGGCGGCGCGGACGTCGGTCAATTGCTTGACCAGCTGCTGGGCTACTTCCGAGACGTGATGGCGGTGTCGGTCGGAGCGGGGACGGACGCAGCGTTGTACGCGTTGCCGAGCCAATCGGAAGAACTGCAATCGCTCGCCCAGACGCTCGGGCCACAGACATTGCTGGCCGTGCTGCAGGTCCTCGACGAGACCGCCGCGCGGCTCCGGGTGAGCGTCCACACCCGCACGCTGGCCGAGATGGCGATCGTGCGGGTCTGCCACCTCGAAGACCTCGACGACCTGGCCACGCTGGTGGCCAGCCTCCGCGACGGCGCGCCGCCGCCCCCCGCCGATCCGCCGGCCAAACGCCCTGCGCCGTCACCGGCGCCCACCTCGTCGGGCCCGACGCCGCCACGCCCGCCGGCGCCCACCGCCCAGCCGCCCGCGGCGCAATCAGACCGACCAACGCCGAACAGCACACCGGCGCCCCGCGCCGCGTCGGACCCGCCACCGGCGCCGCCAGCACCCGAGACCAGCGAGTCGCCCGCCCCGACACCCTCGCCCGCGGCGCGACCCGCGTCCACCGGATCGCAAACGCCGACGGCTCCGCCGGCGTCGGACACCAGGCCCAGCCAGCCGATCGCTCCAACCGCGGTAGCGGAACCGCCGCCCCAACCCGCCATGGGCGAGACGCTCGACGGCGAGCGTCTTAAGCGCCTCTGGCGGGCCACGACCGAGCAGGTCGGCGGCATCCTCGGCAACCTGGCCGCGATGGCGGTCTCGGTCGACTCGATCGACGCCAACCGGGTGCGGGTGCGGTTCGACCGTCCGATGAGCCGCGATACCTGCGAGCAGCCCAACCACAAGCAGCAGCTCGAGTCGGCGCTCTCGTCCTGCGCCGGGCGGAGGCTGACGGTCGAGTTCGAGTCCGCCGCGCCCGCCGACAACGGCCCGGCGCCGCAGCGGATGACGCGTCGTCAACGCCAGGCGGAGATCGCGCAGCGGCCGTTCGTGCAAGCCGCGATGGAGCTGTTCGACGTGCCGCAAGAGAAGCTCAAGTACGTGCCGCCGGCCAGCGAGAAGTAGCCCGGGCCGCGCCGCGGCCGCAACCAAAGATTACCGGAGGAGAAGCATGCTCAAGGGACTTGGCAACATCGCGGGCATCATGAAGCAGGCGCAGGAATTCGGCGGCAAGATGCAGGGCATCCAAGAACAGCTCAAGCAGGTCAAGGTGACCGGCGCCGCCGGCGGCGGCCTGATCGAGGTGGATGTCAACGGGCAGGGCGAGGCCCTGGCCGTGCGCATCGATGCGTCGCTCCTCGAGAAGCAAGAGAAGGAGATGATCGAGGACCTGCTGCCCGCCGCCATCAACGACGCCCTCGGCAAGGCCAAGCAGCGTCAGGCCGAGGCGATGCAGGAGATCACCGGCGGGCTGAACCTGCCCGGGCTCGAGGGCCTGATGCCGGGCGGCAACGCCTAGCGGGCCCCTGAAGACGCGTCGACCAGCCAGACAGGCGGCTCAACCGTTGGTTCCCGTGCCGCCAGACGCCCGCAGCGGGGCAATCGGCTACCGCCACGCGGATACCCGGTCGGAATAAGCTAGTCTTTCTCAGCCGGGGCGCTGCCCCGTACGGGCTCTTGCGCCCGATTGCGTTGCCGGGCGTTTGACCTTCTGGAATTCCCAGGGGTATGCTACCTCTATCGTCGCGGAGCCGCCCAGGAGGGCCCGGCCCGCTGGTCCTTCAAGTCGGAACGGGTAGTCCTATGCGGTTGTCTCTCGGGCAACAAATGCAGCTGGCTCAGAAGCAGGTGCTTGCACCGCGGATGATCCAGTCGATGGAGATCCTGCAGCTGCCGATCATGGCGCTGCAGGAGCGCATCGAGCAGGAGATGGAGGACAACCCCTGCCTGGACCTCGTGGAGCCGAGCGAGGACTCCGACAGCAGCTCGCAGACCGAGGAGTACGAGAGCGCCGAGGACGGCGAGCGTGAGCTGGTCGTCAAGGAGGACGCCAACAACGAGGACGACTTTGAACGCCTGATCAACATGGCGGACAACCTGCCCGACGACTACGAGGAGCGGAGCCGCCCCTCGCGCGGGCAGATGGAGGCCGACGCCGACCGCGCCCACGACGCCATGGCCAACATGGTCGCCCGGCCGGAGTCGCTGTCGGACTACCTGAGCCACCAGCTGAGCTGGTTCGAGGCCGAGGATGACGTCCGCAAGATGGCGGACCGCATCATCTACAGCCTCGACAGCAACGGCTACCTCAAGACGCCGCTCGAGGAGCTGCTGCCCCCGCTGGCCGCCGACCTCAACGGCGACGCCGACGCCATGCGAGCCAAGCAGCTGCAGGTCGCCGAGCAGGCGCTGGCGCTCGTGCAGCACCTCGACCCGCCGGGCGTTGGCGCGCGAAGCCTGAAGGAGTGCCTGCAGATGCAGCTCACCCCGGGCATGCCGTACTACGACGAGCTGAGCACGCTGATCGAGTCGCACCTCGAAGACCTCGAGAACAACCGGCTGCCGCTGATCTCGAAGAAGACGGGCTACTCGATCGAGCTGATCCAGGAGGTCTGGGAAGAGCTACGCAAACTCAAGCCAAAGCCGGGCGCAGACTTCAGCGAGTCATCCGTGCCCGGCGTCACGCCCGACGTGTTCGTCGAAAAGACCGACGACGGCGGGTACAAGGTGCGATTGGAAGACGGGCAGATCCCCTCGCTGTACATCAGCCCGTACTACCGCAACCTGCTCCGCCAGGCCGGCGGCGCCGACGCGAAGACCCGCGAGTACATCAAACGCAAGATCAACGCCGCGCAGTGGCTGATCGAGTCGATCGAGCAGCGCCGCGGAACGCTCACCCGCGTCGCGCAGGCGATCGTCGACCACCAGACGCGGTTCTTGGACGAGGGCCCCGAGTTCATCGTCCCGCTGAAGATGCAGCAGATCGCCGACCGCGTCGGCGTTCACGTGACCACCGTCAGCCGTGCGGTTGACGACAAGTGGATCCAGGCGCCACGCGGCATCTACCCGCTCAAGCGGTTCTTTGTCGGCGGCACCACCGGCGCCGACGGCGAGGACATCGCCTGGGACCGCGTGCGGTTGAAGCTGCAGGAGATCGTCGACAACGAGGACAAGAAGAAGCCGTTCTCCGACGACGCGCTTGTCGAAGAACTCGCCAAGCACGGCATCACCGTCGCCCGCCGCACGGTCACCAAGTACCGCAAGGCGATGGACATCCCGAGCAGCCGGCAACGCCGCGACTGGTCGGACAGCTGACCCAACACAACGGCTACTTGTCGCCCGCGGGATTGATCCTGCCGGCGATCCTGGGCGGCTCGGGCTTCACCTCCGTGCGCAGTGAGCCATCACGGGGCAGGCCGAACACACGGGTCACCATCCAGGCCACGGCAAGCCCAAATAGGTTGGCCGCCACTACCAAGCCGGCGGTCAGCAGGTCGACCCAGGCGAGCAGCGCAAGGCCGGCTGCGAGACCGCCCCACGCGAATGCCGACATCGTCAATGCGTGGCACAATGTTCTCCTGGATCGCCCTTCGAGCTTTCGTGCTACAGGCGAGATGCCACCCGGTCGCTCGGCTCGCCAAGCAGCTTCTTCAGCTCGACTCCCAGACGTTCGCCCCGGCAGTGAACAGCCGCGACCTTGCCATCACGCCCAATGAGCACAAACGCCGGTATTCCACTAATCCCCAGCCGAGCCGCCATTGATTCGCGGGCGGCTGGGTGCCTGTCGGCCACCACAGTCCACGGGGGCTTTTCTTCAATCACAAACTGCTTGAGGGCGTTCATGTCTCGGTCGACACTGATCGCCACGACCTCGAAGCCCGCGTCGTGGTGCTTCGCGTAGTTCTGCCTGATATTGGGCATCTCCGCTCGGCAGGGACCACACCAGGTCGCCCAGAAATCGACGAGGACTACCTTGCCATCAAACTGCTCCCAGTCGAGGGGGCGCCCTTGCAGTGTTACGCCTTGAACGGACAGTTCTTTGCCAATCAGGGCGAGCAACGGATCTTGCTTTCCGTCGCTGGGCGCCGCTTCGAAGTCGATGGTTTTCTCGCCGTCGGGAAACTCAGCGCTTATTGCAAAGACCCGCCACGCCTCCGCGTCCCTGCGAAAATGCAGCTTTGTCTTATAGAACGCGCCTCCAGCCCGGACTCGGACAGGGACAACGCCGACCTCGCCTTTGATCTCCGCCTGCCCTGCACGGATGGCGCGGGTGTGGTCGTCCGGCTTCGGCAGGCCCTGAAGAGGAGACTTGCCGTCTGCAACCAGCTTGCGTGCGTCCCCAGTCAGGAGCCCTGTCGCTCTAGCCCTTCCTTCTGTACGAAGGTCAGCGAAGAACTCCTCGGCGGCGCCTCGGATCTCGCCCGCGGAGGCCGAGTCCTCTCGTCCGCGCGCACGTGGCCGACGGTCGGGGATACGTTCCGGCGGATGGGAATTGTGCTCCTTGAGAAACCGCAGGTCTGCCTGGCTCAACTTCGATGTCGGCACGGCAACCTCCGAGCCGTCGGGCTTGCGAAGCGTCACAGTGCCGCCTTCAACGGCGACTAACTCCGCTTCGATCTTGAATCTACCCGTAACGTCAGTCCAAACTCGTGGGTCCGCACCGACTGAGACGGTTGCCGCGAAACCACACCCGATCCAGAGAATAAGGCCGAGTCGATTCATCCTGGCCAGCCCCATAGTCATAAGAGAAACAGTGGCAGACGCATCTCCCTAGGCAGCTGAGGGGCGAATCGCTCAGGCGCCTTGGGTGATCATGTGGAGGCCACGACGCCGGCGCTCCTTGCGTCGCGCGTCGTCGATCTTGTCGGCCACTGCGCGGACGTCGTCGATGCCCGGCAGGCTCAGCTCTGGCGACGTCTTGTCGCCGGAGATCACGATGATCGTTCCGACGCGGAAAGCCCGCTCGACCGGGCCCTGCTTGAAGGTTACGTCGTCGATGTCAATTAGCTCGATGCGGTCGATGGTCCGCCAAAGGATGCCTGACTCGTGGATCAACCGCTGCGTAGTGAGTGTGTAGTGGACGCTATACCGGCGGTAGGCGTACCAACCGATCAGGATCGCCCAGACGAGCACCGCGGCGCCAACCGCGATCACCACGGCCCCGGTCATGACCCCCACCACCACCGCTAGCACTGTCAGCAGCGCGGCGGCCATCCACTGGCCAACCATCGCCTTGCTGGAGTAGGCGCCGTGCCAGATCTGCTCCTCCTGCTCTTCCTCGTCATGGTCGGTGTGCCCGACCTGGTGACGGAACGACTCGTGCGGCGTCGGACGGCCGCCTGCGGCCGGCTCCTGGGCGGGGGCATCTTCCTGCAGATTGGCGCCACACTTGTGGCAGAAGGCGGCCTCCTCTTCGCACTCGGCCTGGCATTTTGGGCACTGCATCCCGCTTAGACTCCCTGTCGATTGGGGTTGGATCGGCGTCGGCCGGCATTATAGGGCGCCGGACTTGCCGACTGCCACCTACCGCGGCGGCAGGCGGGTATTCGCCGGCGGTCTATCGATCTTGCCCCGCCGCCGGAGCGGCCACTAATCGCCGCTCGACAGGCTGTACGACGCATCGCCGAAGTGTAAGATATCTCCATGAAATGCCCCTTCTGCCACGTCGACAACGACCGGGTCATCGACTCGCGCGCCAGCCAAGACGGCTCGGCGATCCGGCGCCGTCGAGAGTGTCTGAAGTGCAATCGCCGCTACACCACGTACGAGCGCCCCGAAGACATCACTATCCGCGTCGTGAAGAAGGACGGATCGCGAGTCCCGTTTGATCGCGAAAAGATCAAACGTGGCCTCGAACGGGCGTGCGTAAAGCGTTCAATCAGCGGGCTCAAGATCGACTCGACGGTCGCGGCGATCGAGAACGATATCTACGCCAGTTTCGACACCGAGGTGGGCTCGCGTGAGCTCGGCCAGCTGGTCATGGAGCACCTCCGCGACCTGGACCAGGTGGCCTTTGTGCGATTCGCAAGCGTGTACCGCCAGTTCAACGACGTCCAAGACTTCTTCGAGGAGCTGCGGCCCATGCT
This genomic interval from Posidoniimonas corsicana contains the following:
- the rpoN gene encoding RNA polymerase factor sigma-54 → MQLAQKQVLAPRMIQSMEILQLPIMALQERIEQEMEDNPCLDLVEPSEDSDSSSQTEEYESAEDGERELVVKEDANNEDDFERLINMADNLPDDYEERSRPSRGQMEADADRAHDAMANMVARPESLSDYLSHQLSWFEAEDDVRKMADRIIYSLDSNGYLKTPLEELLPPLAADLNGDADAMRAKQLQVAEQALALVQHLDPPGVGARSLKECLQMQLTPGMPYYDELSTLIESHLEDLENNRLPLISKKTGYSIELIQEVWEELRKLKPKPGADFSESSVPGVTPDVFVEKTDDGGYKVRLEDGQIPSLYISPYYRNLLRQAGGADAKTREYIKRKINAAQWLIESIEQRRGTLTRVAQAIVDHQTRFLDEGPEFIVPLKMQQIADRVGVHVTTVSRAVDDKWIQAPRGIYPLKRFFVGGTTGADGEDIAWDRVRLKLQEIVDNEDKKKPFSDDALVEELAKHGITVARRTVTKYRKAMDIPSSRQRRDWSDS
- a CDS encoding redoxin family protein — translated: MNRLGLILWIGCGFAATVSVGADPRVWTDVTGRFKIEAELVAVEGGTVTLRKPDGSEVAVPTSKLSQADLRFLKEHNSHPPERIPDRRPRARGREDSASAGEIRGAAEEFFADLRTEGRARATGLLTGDARKLVADGKSPLQGLPKPDDHTRAIRAGQAEIKGEVGVVPVRVRAGGAFYKTKLHFRRDAEAWRVFAISAEFPDGEKTIDFEAAPSDGKQDPLLALIGKELSVQGVTLQGRPLDWEQFDGKVVLVDFWATWCGPCRAEMPNIRQNYAKHHDAGFEVVAISVDRDMNALKQFVIEEKPPWTVVADRHPAARESMAARLGISGIPAFVLIGRDGKVAAVHCRGERLGVELKKLLGEPSDRVASRL
- a CDS encoding PH domain-containing protein, which produces MQCPKCQAECEEEAAFCHKCGANLQEDAPAQEPAAGGRPTPHESFRHQVGHTDHDEEEQEEQIWHGAYSSKAMVGQWMAAALLTVLAVVVGVMTGAVVIAVGAAVLVWAILIGWYAYRRYSVHYTLTTQRLIHESGILWRTIDRIELIDIDDVTFKQGPVERAFRVGTIIVISGDKTSPELSLPGIDDVRAVADKIDDARRKERRRRGLHMITQGA
- the nrdR gene encoding transcriptional regulator NrdR, whose product is MKCPFCHVDNDRVIDSRASQDGSAIRRRRECLKCNRRYTTYERPEDITIRVVKKDGSRVPFDREKIKRGLERACVKRSISGLKIDSTVAAIENDIYASFDTEVGSRELGQLVMEHLRDLDQVAFVRFASVYRQFNDVQDFFEELRPMLEGEGRPAPR